The proteins below come from a single Microtus pennsylvanicus isolate mMicPen1 chromosome 13, mMicPen1.hap1, whole genome shotgun sequence genomic window:
- the Sh3bgrl3 gene encoding SH3 domain-binding glutamic acid-rich-like protein 3, with amino-acid sequence MSGLRVYSTSVTGSREIKSQQSEVTRILDGKRIQYQLVDISQDNALRDEMRALAGNPKATPPQIVNGDQYCGDYELFVEAVEQNTLQEFLKLA; translated from the exons ATGAGTGGTCTGCGCGTCTACAGCACGTCGGTCACCGGCTCTCGTGAA ATCAAGTCCCAGCAGAGTGAGGTGACCCGCATCCTAGACGGGAAGCGGATCCAGTACCAGCTAGTGGACATCTCCCAGGACAACGCCCTCCGAGATGAGATGCGAGCCCTGGCGGGCAACCCCAaggccaccccaccccagatTGTCAACGGGGACCAGTACTGTGGG GACTATGAACTCTTCGTGGAGGCCGTGGAACAGAACACACTGCAAGAGTTCCTGAAACTGGCCTGA